The Tubulanus polymorphus chromosome 1, tnTubPoly1.2, whole genome shotgun sequence genome contains a region encoding:
- the LOC141910899 gene encoding SWI/SNF-related matrix-associated actin-dependent regulator of chromatin subfamily A containing DEAD/H box 1-like isoform X3, producing the protein MMNSDVQTSSQNSEKISAPARKRARVILSDESDTEPVTTQESTESTLPQSTTDNSQSTEDSQLEFLMGAYPKLPKDKLKEVLTLCGNNVDKAVESLQKEEKDSLDISKAWSIKDLQATMKNRKAQNGFKSDDLNELAVKHKKSCQLSSSELRKNKTIEHFAGELPDDDEEYDSGDDDDSDQDEAENDSDLQKIIVDFFNESSVEECGALPNCSKKKAAAIIAARPYENYTDLKEKLNQVKILSHSIIEGAKQMIRHRNEVINLMKTCEKISNDIESAVSVLMNQTELNAGQDAEIVVQPNLINPKLTLKPYQMIGLNWLALMNRKELNGILADEMGLGKTIQAISFLAHLLEIGEKGPHLIIVPSSTLENWSRELHRWCPDLKVIMYYGSQEERIGIRQSIYEDNFETINVILTTYQMATGNVDDRVMFKKYEFHFGVLDEAHMLKNMVSLRYKNLMKIKIRRRLLLTGTPLQNNLVELMSLLAFVMPQMFRSMGDQLPKIFSMFSRGTTTNDQSRGNYERERIEHAKRIMHPFVLRRLKTQVLQQLPSKIEQILHCPMTAEQRQGYDDLVESVSKQYREKREGDVSQNTNHIVMQLRKWANHSLLQRTQYTREKLREMAKMLKRRDPGHYDANEDYILEDFEVMSDFEIHKTCKAYKCINKYCLTPDVICRSGKFEKFDELLPGLKENGDRVLIFSQFTMMMDIMEEYLNARGYKFCRLDGSTPVSERLKLIDDYNNDAEIFIFLLSTRAGGLGINLTSANTVILHDIDYNPYNDKQAEDRCHRVGQTREVTVIRIISKNSIEEGMLKCQESKLRLEQDITGRTEGDEDNSTDVASLLKDILAKCL; encoded by the exons ATGATGAACAGCGATGTTCAAA ctTCGAGTCAAAATAGCGAGAAGATTAGCGCGCCAGCTCGAAAGAGAGCGAGGGTGATTCTTTCGGATGAAAGCGATACAGAACCAGTTACGACGCAGGAATCTACTGAATCTACACTACCTCAATCTACTACTGACAATTCACAATCTACTGAAGATAGTCAATTAGAATTTTTAATGGGAGCTTACCCTAAACTACCTAAAGAT AAACTGAAGGAAGTTCTTACTTTGTGCGGTAATAATGTTGATAAAGCAGTTGAATCTTTACAAAAAGAGGAAAAAG ACTCTCTCGATATTTCTAAGGCGTGGAGTATCAAAGATCTTCAAGCGAcgatgaaaaatagaaaagcaCAAAACGGTTTTAAATCTGATGATCTCAATGAGTTAGCtgtaaaacataaaaaatcttgTCAATTGAGCAGCTCAGAATTACGCAAAAATA AAACGATCGAACATTTTGCTGGTGAACTTCCGGACGATGATGAGGAGTATGATTccggtgatgatgatgacagtGATCAg GACGAAGCAGAAAATGACTCCGATTTGCAGAAAATTATCGTCGATTTCTTCAATGAATCATCAGTGGAAGAATGTGGAGCTTTACCGAATTGTTCGAAGAAAAAAGCGGCAGCGATCATAGCCGCGAGACCTTATGAAAATTATACTGATTTG AAAGAGAAATTAAACCAAGTGAAGATTTTGTCTCATTCAATCATCGAAGGCGCGAAACAAATGATCAGACATCGAAACGAAGtgatcaatttgatgaaaacttGCGAGAAAATTTCTAACGATATCGAATCGGCAGTTAGTGTACTGATGAATCAAACAGAGCTGAATGCTGGTCAGGACGCTGAGATAGTCGTACAACCTAATCTTATTAACCCTAA ATTAACTCTTAAACCGTATCAGATGATAGGATTGAATTGGCTAGCATTGATGAATAGAAAAGAACTGAATGGAATTTTAGCCGAtgaaatg ggTTTGGGTAAAACAATTCAAGCGATATCGTTTCTGGCGCATTTACTCGAGATCGGTGAAAAAGGTCCGCATTTGATCATAGTACCATCTTCTACTCTCG AGAATTGGTCGCGGGAACTTCATCGATGGTGCCCTGATCTAAAAGTAATCATGTATTACGGTAGTCAAGAGGAACGAATTGGAATCAGACAATCAATTTACGAAGATAATTTCGAAACGATAAACGTGATTCTGACGACGTATCAGATGGCGACCGGTAACGTGGACGATCGCGTCATGTTTAAAAAATACGAGTTCCATTTCGGCGTTTTAGACGAAGCTCACATGTTGAAAAACATGGTTTCACTGAGATATAAAAATCTGATGAAAATTAAG ATCAGAAGAAGGTTGTTACTGACTGGAACCCCGCTACAAAACAATCTCGTTGAACTGATGTCTTTACTCGCGTTCGTTATGCCACAAATGTTTCGCAGTATGGGCGACCAGTTGCCGAAAATATTCTCAATGTTTTCA CGAGGAACGACGACTAACGATCAATCTCGAGGTAATTACGAAAGAGAAAGAATTGAACACGCGAAGAGAATCATGCATCCATTTGTTTTACGACGACTCAAAACGCAG GTGCTACAACAATTACCGTCAAAAATCGAACAGATCCTTCATTGTCCGATGACCGCCGAACAGAGACAAGGATACGACGATCTCGTGGAAAGCGTTTCAAAACAATATCGCGAAAAACGGGAAGGAGACGTTTCGCAAAACACGAATCATATCGTGATGCAGTTGAGGAAATGGGCGAATCATTCGTTACTACAGAGAACGCAGTATACGCGTGAAAAACTGAGAGAAATGGCGAAAATGTTGAAAAGACGG GATCCGGGCCATTACGATGCTAATGAAGATTATATACTGGAGGATTTTGAAGTGATGTCCGATTTTGAAATCCATAAAACTTGTAAAGCGTACAAG TGCATCAATAAATACTGTTTGACTCCTGATGTAATCTGCCGTTCGggtaaatttgaaaaatttgacgAACTTCTTCCGggtttgaaagaaaat GGTGATCGAGTGTTAATATTCAGTCAGTTCACGATGATGATGGATATTATGGAGGAATATCTGAATGCTAGAGGTTATAAATTCTGTCGTTTGGACGGTTCAACACCTGTTAGTGAACG attgaAGCTGATTGATGATTATAACAACGACGcggaaatatttatatttttgttgtcGACTCGAGCCGGTGGTTTAGGAATCAATTTGACGTCTGCCAACACCGTCATTCTTCACGATATTGATTACAATCCGTACAACGATAAACAAGCAGAAGATCGTTGTCACAGGGTCGGACAAACTCG tgaAGTGACTGTTATCAGGATTATCAGTAAAAATTCAATCGAAGAAGGAATGTTGAAATGTCAGGAGAGTAAATTAAGATTAGAACAAGACATCACTGGTCGAACTGAAG gCGATGAAGATAACTCAACCGATGTCGCGAGCTTACTTAAAGATATTTTAGCTAAATGTTTGTGA
- the LOC141910899 gene encoding SWI/SNF-related matrix-associated actin-dependent regulator of chromatin subfamily A containing DEAD/H box 1-like isoform X1: protein MSSIQSLLRYRFVPKTSLKKDSSAEDAPSTSSSSGGTASNHANGTNHCNGTDEIDNRIQNGANSPNPSIDIDMIPETPPSQQPTSPILKTKSNVIGKSSNPIDDSDSDDNTTSKSSPWFSKGQRKLPRYRVKRKVADFSSDEDEKNDVKDDDSPAVHSSSSQNSEKISAPARKRARVILSDESDTEPVTTQESTESTLPQSTTDNSQSTEDSQLEFLMGAYPKLPKDKLKEVLTLCGNNVDKAVESLQKEEKDSLDISKAWSIKDLQATMKNRKAQNGFKSDDLNELAVKHKKSCQLSSSELRKNKTIEHFAGELPDDDEEYDSGDDDDSDQDEAENDSDLQKIIVDFFNESSVEECGALPNCSKKKAAAIIAARPYENYTDLKEKLNQVKILSHSIIEGAKQMIRHRNEVINLMKTCEKISNDIESAVSVLMNQTELNAGQDAEIVVQPNLINPKLTLKPYQMIGLNWLALMNRKELNGILADEMGLGKTIQAISFLAHLLEIGEKGPHLIIVPSSTLENWSRELHRWCPDLKVIMYYGSQEERIGIRQSIYEDNFETINVILTTYQMATGNVDDRVMFKKYEFHFGVLDEAHMLKNMVSLRYKNLMKIKIRRRLLLTGTPLQNNLVELMSLLAFVMPQMFRSMGDQLPKIFSMFSRGTTTNDQSRGNYERERIEHAKRIMHPFVLRRLKTQVLQQLPSKIEQILHCPMTAEQRQGYDDLVESVSKQYREKREGDVSQNTNHIVMQLRKWANHSLLQRTQYTREKLREMAKMLKRRDPGHYDANEDYILEDFEVMSDFEIHKTCKAYKCINKYCLTPDVICRSGKFEKFDELLPGLKENGDRVLIFSQFTMMMDIMEEYLNARGYKFCRLDGSTPVSERLKLIDDYNNDAEIFIFLLSTRAGGLGINLTSANTVILHDIDYNPYNDKQAEDRCHRVGQTREVTVIRIISKNSIEEGMLKCQESKLRLEQDITGRTEGDEDNSTDVASLLKDILAKCL from the exons ATGAGTTCCATCCAGAGTTTACTACGATACCGTTTTGTACCAAAAACTAGCCTGAAAAAAGACAGTTCGGCAGAGGATGCACCATCAACCAGCAGTAGCAGCGGCGGCACTGCCTCTAACCACGCCAACGGAACCAATCATTGTAATGGAACTGATGAAATTGACAACAGAATTCAGAATGGTGCAAATTCACCAAATCCTTCAATTG ataTTGATATGATTCCAGAAACACCACCAAGTCAACAGCCGACTAGCCCGAtactaaaaacaaaatctaATGTTATCGGTAAAAGCTCGAATCCTATTGATGATAGTGACTCAGATGATAACACCACCAGTAAATCATCACCTTGGTTTTCGAAGGGTCAAAGAAAATTACCCAG atatcgAGTGAAAAGAAAAGTAGCAGATTTTTCCAGTGATGAAGATGAAAAGAATGATGTCAAGGATGATGACAGTCCAGCCGTACATTCTT ctTCGAGTCAAAATAGCGAGAAGATTAGCGCGCCAGCTCGAAAGAGAGCGAGGGTGATTCTTTCGGATGAAAGCGATACAGAACCAGTTACGACGCAGGAATCTACTGAATCTACACTACCTCAATCTACTACTGACAATTCACAATCTACTGAAGATAGTCAATTAGAATTTTTAATGGGAGCTTACCCTAAACTACCTAAAGAT AAACTGAAGGAAGTTCTTACTTTGTGCGGTAATAATGTTGATAAAGCAGTTGAATCTTTACAAAAAGAGGAAAAAG ACTCTCTCGATATTTCTAAGGCGTGGAGTATCAAAGATCTTCAAGCGAcgatgaaaaatagaaaagcaCAAAACGGTTTTAAATCTGATGATCTCAATGAGTTAGCtgtaaaacataaaaaatcttgTCAATTGAGCAGCTCAGAATTACGCAAAAATA AAACGATCGAACATTTTGCTGGTGAACTTCCGGACGATGATGAGGAGTATGATTccggtgatgatgatgacagtGATCAg GACGAAGCAGAAAATGACTCCGATTTGCAGAAAATTATCGTCGATTTCTTCAATGAATCATCAGTGGAAGAATGTGGAGCTTTACCGAATTGTTCGAAGAAAAAAGCGGCAGCGATCATAGCCGCGAGACCTTATGAAAATTATACTGATTTG AAAGAGAAATTAAACCAAGTGAAGATTTTGTCTCATTCAATCATCGAAGGCGCGAAACAAATGATCAGACATCGAAACGAAGtgatcaatttgatgaaaacttGCGAGAAAATTTCTAACGATATCGAATCGGCAGTTAGTGTACTGATGAATCAAACAGAGCTGAATGCTGGTCAGGACGCTGAGATAGTCGTACAACCTAATCTTATTAACCCTAA ATTAACTCTTAAACCGTATCAGATGATAGGATTGAATTGGCTAGCATTGATGAATAGAAAAGAACTGAATGGAATTTTAGCCGAtgaaatg ggTTTGGGTAAAACAATTCAAGCGATATCGTTTCTGGCGCATTTACTCGAGATCGGTGAAAAAGGTCCGCATTTGATCATAGTACCATCTTCTACTCTCG AGAATTGGTCGCGGGAACTTCATCGATGGTGCCCTGATCTAAAAGTAATCATGTATTACGGTAGTCAAGAGGAACGAATTGGAATCAGACAATCAATTTACGAAGATAATTTCGAAACGATAAACGTGATTCTGACGACGTATCAGATGGCGACCGGTAACGTGGACGATCGCGTCATGTTTAAAAAATACGAGTTCCATTTCGGCGTTTTAGACGAAGCTCACATGTTGAAAAACATGGTTTCACTGAGATATAAAAATCTGATGAAAATTAAG ATCAGAAGAAGGTTGTTACTGACTGGAACCCCGCTACAAAACAATCTCGTTGAACTGATGTCTTTACTCGCGTTCGTTATGCCACAAATGTTTCGCAGTATGGGCGACCAGTTGCCGAAAATATTCTCAATGTTTTCA CGAGGAACGACGACTAACGATCAATCTCGAGGTAATTACGAAAGAGAAAGAATTGAACACGCGAAGAGAATCATGCATCCATTTGTTTTACGACGACTCAAAACGCAG GTGCTACAACAATTACCGTCAAAAATCGAACAGATCCTTCATTGTCCGATGACCGCCGAACAGAGACAAGGATACGACGATCTCGTGGAAAGCGTTTCAAAACAATATCGCGAAAAACGGGAAGGAGACGTTTCGCAAAACACGAATCATATCGTGATGCAGTTGAGGAAATGGGCGAATCATTCGTTACTACAGAGAACGCAGTATACGCGTGAAAAACTGAGAGAAATGGCGAAAATGTTGAAAAGACGG GATCCGGGCCATTACGATGCTAATGAAGATTATATACTGGAGGATTTTGAAGTGATGTCCGATTTTGAAATCCATAAAACTTGTAAAGCGTACAAG TGCATCAATAAATACTGTTTGACTCCTGATGTAATCTGCCGTTCGggtaaatttgaaaaatttgacgAACTTCTTCCGggtttgaaagaaaat GGTGATCGAGTGTTAATATTCAGTCAGTTCACGATGATGATGGATATTATGGAGGAATATCTGAATGCTAGAGGTTATAAATTCTGTCGTTTGGACGGTTCAACACCTGTTAGTGAACG attgaAGCTGATTGATGATTATAACAACGACGcggaaatatttatatttttgttgtcGACTCGAGCCGGTGGTTTAGGAATCAATTTGACGTCTGCCAACACCGTCATTCTTCACGATATTGATTACAATCCGTACAACGATAAACAAGCAGAAGATCGTTGTCACAGGGTCGGACAAACTCG tgaAGTGACTGTTATCAGGATTATCAGTAAAAATTCAATCGAAGAAGGAATGTTGAAATGTCAGGAGAGTAAATTAAGATTAGAACAAGACATCACTGGTCGAACTGAAG gCGATGAAGATAACTCAACCGATGTCGCGAGCTTACTTAAAGATATTTTAGCTAAATGTTTGTGA
- the LOC141910899 gene encoding SWI/SNF-related matrix-associated actin-dependent regulator of chromatin subfamily A containing DEAD/H box 1-like isoform X2 — protein MSSIQSLLRYRFVPKTSLKKDSSAEDAPSTSSSSGGTASNHANGTNHCNGTDEIDNRIQNGANSPNPSIETPPSQQPTSPILKTKSNVIGKSSNPIDDSDSDDNTTSKSSPWFSKGQRKLPRYRVKRKVADFSSDEDEKNDVKDDDSPAVHSSSSQNSEKISAPARKRARVILSDESDTEPVTTQESTESTLPQSTTDNSQSTEDSQLEFLMGAYPKLPKDKLKEVLTLCGNNVDKAVESLQKEEKDSLDISKAWSIKDLQATMKNRKAQNGFKSDDLNELAVKHKKSCQLSSSELRKNKTIEHFAGELPDDDEEYDSGDDDDSDQDEAENDSDLQKIIVDFFNESSVEECGALPNCSKKKAAAIIAARPYENYTDLKEKLNQVKILSHSIIEGAKQMIRHRNEVINLMKTCEKISNDIESAVSVLMNQTELNAGQDAEIVVQPNLINPKLTLKPYQMIGLNWLALMNRKELNGILADEMGLGKTIQAISFLAHLLEIGEKGPHLIIVPSSTLENWSRELHRWCPDLKVIMYYGSQEERIGIRQSIYEDNFETINVILTTYQMATGNVDDRVMFKKYEFHFGVLDEAHMLKNMVSLRYKNLMKIKIRRRLLLTGTPLQNNLVELMSLLAFVMPQMFRSMGDQLPKIFSMFSRGTTTNDQSRGNYERERIEHAKRIMHPFVLRRLKTQVLQQLPSKIEQILHCPMTAEQRQGYDDLVESVSKQYREKREGDVSQNTNHIVMQLRKWANHSLLQRTQYTREKLREMAKMLKRRDPGHYDANEDYILEDFEVMSDFEIHKTCKAYKCINKYCLTPDVICRSGKFEKFDELLPGLKENGDRVLIFSQFTMMMDIMEEYLNARGYKFCRLDGSTPVSERLKLIDDYNNDAEIFIFLLSTRAGGLGINLTSANTVILHDIDYNPYNDKQAEDRCHRVGQTREVTVIRIISKNSIEEGMLKCQESKLRLEQDITGRTEGDEDNSTDVASLLKDILAKCL, from the exons ATGAGTTCCATCCAGAGTTTACTACGATACCGTTTTGTACCAAAAACTAGCCTGAAAAAAGACAGTTCGGCAGAGGATGCACCATCAACCAGCAGTAGCAGCGGCGGCACTGCCTCTAACCACGCCAACGGAACCAATCATTGTAATGGAACTGATGAAATTGACAACAGAATTCAGAATGGTGCAAATTCACCAAATCCTTCAATTG AAACACCACCAAGTCAACAGCCGACTAGCCCGAtactaaaaacaaaatctaATGTTATCGGTAAAAGCTCGAATCCTATTGATGATAGTGACTCAGATGATAACACCACCAGTAAATCATCACCTTGGTTTTCGAAGGGTCAAAGAAAATTACCCAG atatcgAGTGAAAAGAAAAGTAGCAGATTTTTCCAGTGATGAAGATGAAAAGAATGATGTCAAGGATGATGACAGTCCAGCCGTACATTCTT ctTCGAGTCAAAATAGCGAGAAGATTAGCGCGCCAGCTCGAAAGAGAGCGAGGGTGATTCTTTCGGATGAAAGCGATACAGAACCAGTTACGACGCAGGAATCTACTGAATCTACACTACCTCAATCTACTACTGACAATTCACAATCTACTGAAGATAGTCAATTAGAATTTTTAATGGGAGCTTACCCTAAACTACCTAAAGAT AAACTGAAGGAAGTTCTTACTTTGTGCGGTAATAATGTTGATAAAGCAGTTGAATCTTTACAAAAAGAGGAAAAAG ACTCTCTCGATATTTCTAAGGCGTGGAGTATCAAAGATCTTCAAGCGAcgatgaaaaatagaaaagcaCAAAACGGTTTTAAATCTGATGATCTCAATGAGTTAGCtgtaaaacataaaaaatcttgTCAATTGAGCAGCTCAGAATTACGCAAAAATA AAACGATCGAACATTTTGCTGGTGAACTTCCGGACGATGATGAGGAGTATGATTccggtgatgatgatgacagtGATCAg GACGAAGCAGAAAATGACTCCGATTTGCAGAAAATTATCGTCGATTTCTTCAATGAATCATCAGTGGAAGAATGTGGAGCTTTACCGAATTGTTCGAAGAAAAAAGCGGCAGCGATCATAGCCGCGAGACCTTATGAAAATTATACTGATTTG AAAGAGAAATTAAACCAAGTGAAGATTTTGTCTCATTCAATCATCGAAGGCGCGAAACAAATGATCAGACATCGAAACGAAGtgatcaatttgatgaaaacttGCGAGAAAATTTCTAACGATATCGAATCGGCAGTTAGTGTACTGATGAATCAAACAGAGCTGAATGCTGGTCAGGACGCTGAGATAGTCGTACAACCTAATCTTATTAACCCTAA ATTAACTCTTAAACCGTATCAGATGATAGGATTGAATTGGCTAGCATTGATGAATAGAAAAGAACTGAATGGAATTTTAGCCGAtgaaatg ggTTTGGGTAAAACAATTCAAGCGATATCGTTTCTGGCGCATTTACTCGAGATCGGTGAAAAAGGTCCGCATTTGATCATAGTACCATCTTCTACTCTCG AGAATTGGTCGCGGGAACTTCATCGATGGTGCCCTGATCTAAAAGTAATCATGTATTACGGTAGTCAAGAGGAACGAATTGGAATCAGACAATCAATTTACGAAGATAATTTCGAAACGATAAACGTGATTCTGACGACGTATCAGATGGCGACCGGTAACGTGGACGATCGCGTCATGTTTAAAAAATACGAGTTCCATTTCGGCGTTTTAGACGAAGCTCACATGTTGAAAAACATGGTTTCACTGAGATATAAAAATCTGATGAAAATTAAG ATCAGAAGAAGGTTGTTACTGACTGGAACCCCGCTACAAAACAATCTCGTTGAACTGATGTCTTTACTCGCGTTCGTTATGCCACAAATGTTTCGCAGTATGGGCGACCAGTTGCCGAAAATATTCTCAATGTTTTCA CGAGGAACGACGACTAACGATCAATCTCGAGGTAATTACGAAAGAGAAAGAATTGAACACGCGAAGAGAATCATGCATCCATTTGTTTTACGACGACTCAAAACGCAG GTGCTACAACAATTACCGTCAAAAATCGAACAGATCCTTCATTGTCCGATGACCGCCGAACAGAGACAAGGATACGACGATCTCGTGGAAAGCGTTTCAAAACAATATCGCGAAAAACGGGAAGGAGACGTTTCGCAAAACACGAATCATATCGTGATGCAGTTGAGGAAATGGGCGAATCATTCGTTACTACAGAGAACGCAGTATACGCGTGAAAAACTGAGAGAAATGGCGAAAATGTTGAAAAGACGG GATCCGGGCCATTACGATGCTAATGAAGATTATATACTGGAGGATTTTGAAGTGATGTCCGATTTTGAAATCCATAAAACTTGTAAAGCGTACAAG TGCATCAATAAATACTGTTTGACTCCTGATGTAATCTGCCGTTCGggtaaatttgaaaaatttgacgAACTTCTTCCGggtttgaaagaaaat GGTGATCGAGTGTTAATATTCAGTCAGTTCACGATGATGATGGATATTATGGAGGAATATCTGAATGCTAGAGGTTATAAATTCTGTCGTTTGGACGGTTCAACACCTGTTAGTGAACG attgaAGCTGATTGATGATTATAACAACGACGcggaaatatttatatttttgttgtcGACTCGAGCCGGTGGTTTAGGAATCAATTTGACGTCTGCCAACACCGTCATTCTTCACGATATTGATTACAATCCGTACAACGATAAACAAGCAGAAGATCGTTGTCACAGGGTCGGACAAACTCG tgaAGTGACTGTTATCAGGATTATCAGTAAAAATTCAATCGAAGAAGGAATGTTGAAATGTCAGGAGAGTAAATTAAGATTAGAACAAGACATCACTGGTCGAACTGAAG gCGATGAAGATAACTCAACCGATGTCGCGAGCTTACTTAAAGATATTTTAGCTAAATGTTTGTGA